In the genome of Rhopalosiphum padi isolate XX-2018 chromosome 1, ASM2088224v1, whole genome shotgun sequence, the window acttacctaaatgaaaaatgggattaagaatttttcaaatcagtattttttctataacatttaaagttattgttttctgtgataattttgacaaaaaaatattgagaatatataaattatagttttaattttaaatgtcagtTGGCCcatactaatataaacatttctaattaaaaactgaattattgaaatttgttattTGTCAAAATTGTAAGATGTACTGCGTCATAtatgtgcaatattattatattttgttttgttttcgtTAGTAATatgtttagaaattaaattgcaaattttctttttattgtaataattgattTGTCATACTAGTGGCGTATACAAGATTTTTTCAATTAAgagggtttttaattttttaaacaaatacatataatttgtattagataataataatttaaaattagtgaaaTTTGTAAATCAATCTATTTTGAGAATtgcaataaaatttttattttcttgatcTCCttctacaatttattaataataacttattttgtaTGATACAAATACATTCTATTCAACACCGACTTCTCGTATACGCCACTATATCACGAAGTGTTCAACTGAGCCATATAGTAATACCAAAAGTGATCAAAAACccaaaaacatatatacatactaggtatacaaaataataatttttatacaaaaatgtcatGCAAATAGCTATTTGTAACAAACGGTTTTTGCTTCTGATGTTACCTagaagatttttatttaaattgtgtgaTTGACTACAGTTTACTGCACAAtcctttaaaagtatatatatgcTAATActctaactatattatgtttttttggaGGGctgaatttacattattttaagtatttattttataggatatcataaactaaatattaatgtcttatattaaaaatgtaattttaaaccattGTGGTTATGAATATCagccatttatattttattatttgctgGCTAGTAgagatactaataatataaaatacaatttatcatataaacctatactttttaatttttgttataaacctAATTTAATTCCAATAGAGTATAAGAATAATTATGATTAGTTAATTTGAtagctaatacattttttgtcaaaaatattatattatatataatatttacacaaatgtataatgtataaaagtaaaacatcaaatgtaattatatacatttactccgtaataatattaataattaatgattctgATTTCTATATTTGCATACCATTTCACTATGACTCACAATGACGAGCTGAAGGATAGCTTATTGACCTTGTTGTTACTCTGAAACAAACTATAATTCTCAGAATGGGTAGAAATTGGTAATCAATTACAATCCCTTAACTATATAGATCCCTTAACTTAGTGGAACATCGATTATCCGCTAGGCACtggataaataatcaaatagacGCATGGGAAAATTcttatttgttttatgaaaacaaaatgataaacaatgattttcaattttcgtACATTGTTGCAAAAtatgtgtttgtatattattatgaaatactgtaagtatagtttaaaaaaactgaTGTGGTTGTTTACAATTTGTCCAAGGATTAAACAGATTTAGTCAAAAGCAATAaattcacaatatatatattatatatataattttcttttggtaatatttaattcaacgaATTAAAAGTTCCTTACAATAAGTTGAtattaatgcaattaaaaaaaaaaattatagcatcaattcattataaatttttacgagcgtctgaaattaaaattacaaaattcgttaaaataacttaaattttcaattaggtattttatcgttagaagtttataaaattgttttttttttaatctaaacttttaaatgtaatactagattatttataagttgtattatagtcatttaaaaatattaaagataccaAGGCACgattttttcacaaatatttaaagttataaaattcgtcaaaaacacaaaagtttgtaaattattgtatagtaggtagttaaaaatttataaaatattcagtttttaCAAATAAGTCTTCATAATCTTAATACAAGGTTGTTCataatcataactcataagtatagGTACGTGTTTCCACGTTGACGACGTTAAATGAAATAGACGCGCGTCTATGGCATTACAAGTTACGTTTTACgacaaatgtttttttgttttcactTATAAGAGCTCTAAGTTCCACAGATTTTTTTCTCACATCTATCAATTccctagaaataatttatatggcaaaacaacgtttgccgggtatatatatatatatattagatattatacttacacaatTTTTCTTTATGACATTTGGAGCtcaaattttgacgaaattacacatttatttaaacgATGAATATCAGTGttcattaattcattatcatttggttataatttaaaacattattctcGGTGCTATAGAACTTTTATAGGTATGGTATACATTATGAATTTCACTTCATGTAAAgacattaaaacatttagatttattttatgatataataaattatctatttacatTAACCTATTCAAACTAGTTGTTTTAATTGATAAGGTGGTATttaaacaaaagaaaataataatataataaatccaaTAATGATTTTTGGCATTACTTGAATAAATTTACCGTAatactactaaaaataaattacaactttaatagtaatatcaaGAAATGTAATTAGAAATATAAGCTGACAGATTGTCTCCGCACAGAATTGTTTTTCctctacaaatattgaaataaataacggtgtattggtgtattattgaatataattttattaaattcactaTTACAGTTATCCATTCGACATCTACCGTACAGCAGGCGAGTCGGTCGTGTCccgtttcaataattttaaatagttcaaaaaaactttatattttatgagtatttttttttatacaattatcaatttttttatttatgaggtATGACTAaaaggtaggtacttaataatgaCGTATTGCGTATgcaattgtacatttataaataacacataattatattaatgtgttatttataattagtatgtaATTTGTAACTTACAACTTaacaagttatattaaattactcaaAAATCAAATACGGTGAAATGGGAACTGCCCCAATAACAGGTGGTGCCCATTTATCCAcctttgtattgtattaaactttaatttgataattttattatacctaagcCCTTAAtacaatagataatttaaaagtaaaaaaattaaaggatAGGTAACTCAATTTACCCAGTAATAGGAGGTAGGGGTGGCTTAAAACTATCAAAAGACCGCCATATAAAGAcgaatgaaaaattattgtatttttcttcATGAATATTTGTCCAAAATGTCCATATaagagtaggtacctacgtatcATTCAGACTGGTGTAGATCTAGAAATCTAAAGTGGGGGGGAGGGgtacattttttccaaaaaaatataattataatttattttattacatattagataatgtataacatagattagatttgataaaaatatctattaacaatttaatttatatttttcatttattaattttatgatttagctATATTGTTCCActtatttttgttcatattttttagaaatagatTTTAAGCGCAGTAAGAAAAATTGTTTGGTTGTTTAACCCGGTAAGATGAATTAATTCAATTGCCTACCAGCTATCAGTATTGTTTCCGAATGTTAAATAACTGGTTTGTCTGATTTGAGATTGagattaagaatttaaaaaaatttaacttaaatttataagagCGCCACTGCATGTAGGTAGGCAGGCACTAATATGTATGTTTTGTGGATAATTTTTTAGAACGCTCGTATGTTTGTATCAACAgtcgattattataaattacaaaatatgataatattgttcaattttttaatttcaacaaaagTATTGTCGCAatgaacaacaaaaatattgaattaattattacaatggcagtgattatgtatattttccATGCATATACTTATGTACACAACTgcgttgttaaatttataaatcaaataccaAATAGTTAacctatttatatacctattactaaTAATGGcgtaaaaattgaattcataactttaatgtttaaatggtattaattcactacctataataaaatgagTTGTTTAgtggttaatatatttattgttctaTTATATCTAAGCATTTTGGTCAATGCCACTACAGCGGCTGGTAAATATATAAGTGCCTATTAAACTtaaacctatatttattattttttttataatcttttatagtacctacatataccAATTTTTGGGTACATTTCTATTCCAGACTGAATAGCATGTTTTATAATTCCTTGAATTAACACATGTTCCTCcttgtaaaaattttttttaaattatcaaaattttcattttcaacagttaaatttttttaatttcacactTCATTACGAAAATTTAATAATCGCTTTCAAGATTTTAAACGATGttcataacattttcaattattcgACAATTCGACAATCCGTTTAGGATATTGTATATGTTGATGATGTTCTTGTTGagctttaaacaaaaataatagatttgcaATCTCAAGATTTTCTTAAAAACGTAGGTATTGAAACAATCGTCTTTACTTTATTTTGCTGAACTTACtctatcattttcaaaaattaaaaatatagttgtaatatactaaaatactaatatatgtattatatatatattatgaatctaCATATGTGTGCAAACAGAAATTTctcatatgaaaaatattaaaaacctaccacagtaatactactaatacttgattaattattgttattttatttgtagaaaTTGGTGCTTCATCATGTAGATATTTAGGTGACATTGATCCCCAAAATTTTCGCTGTCATAAAGATGCagtgaagttaaaaaaaataccattagaGTGCACAGCTTTAGTTTTTGATGGAGTAACATGTAATGACGAATTTGTAATTTATCCTTCCTACGATAAAACGgatataggtaataactaataagctattaaaaaaatattcagttaaatatagatataatattataatattgtaattttgataaaaatagcgTAAGTATTCAAAGTAAAAACTCAgatagttttaaattgttaaatttttagttttatgttttatattaatttagtcgTAGAttaaatacactatacacacataatctatgatttagtatatttataagatttaagataatataatgaataactaTTTCAACTAAATTATTGATAGCATTCTATCATGATAGTGAGTTGTGACCAAAGACCGTATCAGTGTTGTATATCCGATTGACGTAATAAAGTCATCATAGTCGTAATTGtttacaaattcaaaaattataacttataagagaacaatcaaaaataaaaagtgaacAAGTgcctagaatattataatttattaaaatacttaaatggaTGTTTTGATAAATCGGGATCACCGTAGACTGCtgtgaataatttttcaaataatattacctataaatatagctgaaaattattaatctataagtttatatacatgtatgtggtagtacatatttatttcataacgaATAgcaattattagatatatatatatcatagtaaCGAAAAATTTCTACTCtttaagagtattttttttttaatgccaacaaaaaaatcattaatttgttggttaaacattcaatttttttgaattttgaacttaaaatgtctataaattttttatttttttttcttgtcaagattttatgttttttacaaaaaacttACTAGGAATATTGTTTTACCTTGTGCCCATTTgtgtaaaagtttttaaattttagtaatgaCGATTTATGTGGGGTAATTAAAAATAGGTTGATGAactaaatatatagattatcgttttttaatacttataatgatttaaaaaaatatattatcatcaaatttattttgatcataGTAGGTATCTCATCTATAATCtatttgtcaatataatatattattctgtatatgtgtgtaactaatatcaaaaaattataatttatagcagataattaatgtatttaatgtataccaatattattatgatttatattacagACCTCATAAAACAACTTGTAGAATTTAGccctaatatgtatttattttatggtcaTGATGGCTTACAATCTTGGTTTGAGGCGGTTGATCCTAGAAAAACTAAAGTTGAGGCTCaaaaagtgaaaatatttgTAGCCGAATATCCTGTTGCGGGATTGATTCTGaaaggaatatattataattataatattgtaagtattaaatttattacaacgaataattgtatttaccaactaaatatacattgaaaaaaattagttttcatCCTGTTACGAAGACTTTTTGAGTTATAtggactttattattattattatattttttgttattttacaacgacctgtggtttttttttaaatatttttataatggaaattattttcaataaataattttttaatttttcattagtaaatgtacaatttgtaaactttaaaatactttgGGCTCATTTTTGTGCTATCTATAgtctattttaaatgtttgacttttaatttttttttatttatttattatgatttttgaatttctataaCAACTTAGGTAGGAAACCTTTTCATATCATTTCATTATATTCGTaatttcagttataaatatcttaaaataaaattagaatatcataattattatatatatattacacggcTATGCTTTAAAtagtttgattataataaaaaactatttatatatgaatcgattatttaacacaaacagagaaaatatatagtaaaagttTAGAATAAAGGTACAGATTATACAACATAATCCTTACATTTCCAGAACATACATAAGAAATGAGGGATTCATGTTGGCTTGAGACAATAACCGCCTAATAGGTTGATTGTGCGTGTAGTTAGTGGTAGAATGTGGAATTAAAAAGGGAAAGGTTGTTTTAGAAATGCGTTAAGAAACCTTTAAACAAAAATcctctttattattttagatcttACATATATGAAGTTTATACTCGTTAAACTTTTACACTCAGCCATTATTGTTAAATCAGACACAGGGGTTCATGAGGCTCGCATGGTGTTTGCAACTAATGACTGGCAAACCGAAAAAATCGTCGCTATACTATTCAgtattatttaaacgaaaaataatgatttaaattatttagttaattcatAACTATTATCCAAGAGGATTTGAAACTAAAAGTTTCTACTAAATCTTAACTAAACTAAATCTTTACACAGTTAACGAGTTTTGTCCCGACGAAATTTCTCGTACAGGAGTTGTATCCTAAATTCCTAATGATAAAAATGGGGTATACAAATTATGTCCCAACTGTTTTATGCAGTCTTACACGAGTTGTATGCTGATAaattcaaatcaatattttacacaagaatacaatttataaaaaccgtatcatttaaatttaaaatgtttgtaaatttctcaatttgaattataaaaattgttttatttacatttttgcctaatatgtaatattattaaaattatttttgtagttatttttaattttaatttatattagttagacCAAATTTGTGTTTAATCCGATAAAACCTAGGGACACAATTCAGTATTTGGGACACAACTATAGTTtgcacctattatattatattataggtacctaatgatatttttaaaacatttagattaattgCCTCTTTATatcacaaattaattttatatggtattgaattaaaagttgaaaataataattaattatataaacaatgctcaaattgggaaaaattattaagtagagAGGATCTCAAGCCAACGATTTTAAAACTGCGTTCCAAGTGCACAATTACTTAACACAGCCCATGGAGGCTTTTCTCCACCTTTCTCCTCGCCATTACACCAACcatacttatattttgaataccacTTTTAAGATACACAGATATTTAAATTccgaatacaatatattatattttgacagtTATACCCGTAGATATGttaagtagaaaataaaaaagatggacAAGTGAGTATCGCTCTGctatatagtagagatggaaatgAGTAAAAACTGGGTTTTtcttgacgcttttgaaaactaatgaatattttttacttttgatccccaaaataccaactagattcaatttccttttcaaagaggggctgaaatcaaaaattaaagcattattactactccaaaacgtgatgacagacacaaaaaaaaaaaaataaatacacattattgtaaaatcaatacatttattactccgttcagaatctaaaaacaataataatcaacatacataatttattcaatataatactaaatacataacAACATTAATGACTATTGTTTTTGATATAACGAATCGTAAAATTCGTTAGGTATATAATTGGCGTAAATtgaaatacacattttaaaaacaatttttggacaTAAGTCTGTGCCGTCCCCCGTTCCAGTGAAAAATATAGTTgggatacaaaaaaaataatacatatatatatatattaataaaggaGCTTCGTCCCCAGCGCACTCCCCTATTAGAGCGCTGGATATAAATATATCGGGAGTAGTAAACTGAGTCCCAAATAATTCAGTGGATATTGGTACTAGGTAAATTGAGTCCAAAaactttataaagttataacgttATAACGTGCTAGGTAAACTGAGTCCcgggaaataatatttttcgaaagaataatttataaataacgacaatgtacctacttaaaaataaaaagtctcTTCAATGAGTACTGTATAGTGAATCTAGTTACCAATTAGTGATTATCGATTACCGATTTGCTTACctaaatacattcatatatatatatatatatatatataaatacgcagCAAAgaggtaggtaattaaaatgaaaaaaataacaatagaaaacaatttttttgagaCAAGAAATGAtgttgaaatatgaaaataaaaatatttcaagatttGAATTCGTTAAGAATATCTGaatatatcaaatacatttttaccatgtacataaacaacaataaatagtaataaataaaaaaaaaaatttgacttgaatttgtatattatatatttaattagttgtgatttttatgtacaacgtagtgaattatataaaatattaaaaacaaaaaaagcacATTTTTAACCACGCCAGTCATATTCATAATGAATTGTGATTTTTATATACAacgttgtgtattatattagatattaaaagcAAAAAAGCACATTTTTAACCACGCCAGTTATGTTAACAATAGATAGTACCAAGCCTGTAAAAGTGAGAAGGAAAATGTGCTGTTTTGGaaactaaacaaattataacCAGGGAAGTTTATAAGGGAGTTTACTTTATACCTTTTCAAATCCGGGACTCAGTTTACCACAAAAACGGTATTTCGGACTCAATTTACCTAGCCccaaatatatagatattagatacctatattaaaataaaataataaaatattaataatttattaaatggaaTGTTTGCGGTAAAAgcttaaaattagattttggtCTAAAACATTTAGTTGAAACCTTATCAgatgaaaattacaaaaataaatagcaattttataatatttactgttaataactacatattaattgtcataaattattatttatatattagaagAAATTAAATAAGTCCCAAGTTCACTGAAAATTAGATTAGTTTTTCATACTATTTATTAGAAGATAAAAtgcaattcaataaaaatactattaacatATTGATTGAATGaattcgtaaaaatatttctaacatAGTTACTCCATACTTTATAGTCACTTATaggtattacttaataatagttaaattcatcaacaattattataaattttaatatgtattaaatatactaatatacagtTTCTTAACACACATGAAGaattttttaaacactataaattacaacaattacAATTTAGCAACTTAGGATTtggacgaatattaaaaataaaagacgaaaatggaaaaatacattttgtattttatgtatcttATTGATTttcttatattcaataattatatctttTCTATGGTGTGTATGAGTTttcattactaataattaagtGTATGtcacaaattaaattacaaatgagTAGATATTACATTCATAATTAGACTAGTGCAAACAAAGTATCATACTTTCCTCTTTTAATTTTTCGatcatataaatcaatatatgtgtgtatattatatattaatcttaACTACTTAAACTactaatctattaatttatactgatatcaaatataaatacctaatggctaatacatataatagtacATCCACATTTGTATAatgatagttaaaattatatgattatttgataattattttattgtatccgTAGCATCCAGATTATCATGTTCCTaatgatttttacttaaaattaaaaacttatgttgaaacaatgaaaattgaaattccCAATTTGAAAATTGGGTTGTATCTGGAAGCACTAAGTATGatgttttttagtaaaaatccaAAATCTCCAGATTGTAAGTTGATTAATTAACACTAAAATagcaataaacatttaattaaaaattctaatgagTATAAGTGagacaatatttattactatatcagTGACAAATGTAgtagttatgaattataaattattactttaaaatctatattttacatcaatagtcaaaaataaatatatgtatcatatCTTATTTCTTTTGTTAAAGGGTTtgattttactgtattaaacGATGTTATGGATTACTTTATAATTGGATTTGATAGATTTAATGAAtgcactttttatttattaaatggtgGAGTTGTACCTTTGAATTCAACAGATCCAAGTATTAACACCTTAGTAAGGCGTGTATTAAACCTTGAGtcaaaattaagattaaaaatattattattacagactAAATTTAAAGCTGCTTTTGATGGATCAAGCATTGCAAAGGATAAAGTTTATTTCGAATTTTCAATAAATCCTTcagtaacaaaaaaatttgaaaaatattttataccatgtGAAGTATCATATAAtgaggtataaaaatatatttttaatttaatatatctaaaagtTAGAGTAATTATGCACATCACATAGTCTATATCAGTGTATTTCTAATTtcgatattatttctttatacaCGTAGTTgagtataagtatttttacaaaaaaatattcagttgtattaaattaaggtaaaaaactgaataaattctgttaaaataataaaaaattaactttttctcTAAACATTGATCTACAATCATGTAAACGTATTAAAGTTGTATTTTTAGAATAAGGGGTTGCTTTAATTTAAGTCCAGTTTATACGTAAATAGTGGGccaaatagatatattttgtttattagtaattttaggtcaaaatatatttattcgtgtataaattgtatctataaatgtttattttcgctacaattatttaacataaatccCTAGTGTATATAGGAGTGCCGATTATGAATTTATACCGTTATTAATATTTGCTCTAGGAGTCGCATATATACCCATAGTTacgataatttataaacatttcttttaatttcttttattattttatattgatacaaaTAACCGATTCAATTGTTTTCTGATTAATAATTCGATTTTAAACATACCTAattctttctttttttcaatgttaaaatattagttgTACATTTCTacggttttaatttattgtaatctaATTAAGCTACTCTTATCAACAGCAACTGTATATATCAATAAACATTATTCGATTTTCGTAAGCCGAaactaaaatgatttatttatgaaatccATTTTCTACGATTTAGGGATAATATATCTCAATAGTCCTTCTATGaactaaataatcattttaagacTTCGGATGGATTCTTATAATTAAATCTacctattatttgaattttaagatatcatattaaaaacgttTTGTATAAATGTTAACAGTATTGTGAAAATCAAGGTGAATATAAAGACTGCATGTGTGTCGATAATCAGGATACATTCTtcgaaaaagtaatattttcttatgtataataggtacttaataaatattatttacattttattttcaatttatagggTAAATTTACTAAAGAAAATTCAAAGGGATTCATAGCAAAGTTTATAGATTTAGTTGATCGCGATCTAAAATGTGAATGTAATGATGATAAGTATATAACGTTTACTATGATGTTAAATGGTTATAATGATCAGGAAAAGGTAACCTGTGCTAAATTAAGTGGCAGCTGAGTGGTAGctgagtaattaaattatttattattgtctaatACTACAATAgctgatatattaatttttaataaattatttatatgaattaatacCTAACTATTGTAATGTACTAATTAAAACATAAGCATTTaagtatttgattattaaaattattatattatgtataatatattttctaacagTAGCTTGTGTACTTAGAGTATAGGCTTAATATAGTAATGGACAATTAAATTTgtagaaaatatgaattaacTCATACACATAATAGATAAAATGTACCAAGTACAGTTGCCGGGTATAATccaaattatagtttataataacaaatagttaTTTTCTAACACTGCAAtagctgatatattattaattatctaatatttaaaatctgtaCTGTACTAATGCTTCTGAGGCGtcgatatataaataaaataaataaataaatattattttttaataaattatttatttgaattaatacctataactaTTGTCTtgtactaattaaatataaaaaaatatttatttcaatgtatattatatagatagaaatattataataatttgatatagtttgtagttatgtaataatgttatgaaaggtaagtatatttaaattaatatttaatacaatttaaaatgctttTCAATTTGAcagataaaaacaattattagttaatcatttatgttttaagcaaaactaaaaatataggtcttgattttacaatgatttgtgaATTTTTTTGCAGTGTCATCGtttggaattatttaaaatttgaatttctccTTTTTTTTCTTGTAGGAATATAAACCTAGTTGAActacttattttacttttatttttctttacttCGGTGAGTCAAAAGCAataaattcacaatattttCAAGTGTCGTGAAAaaccaaaaacataaaaaaaataataaataaataaaagttaggaaaaacaacaatttatatgTAGGCAAATTCCGagctaattataaatgttgaatattttttcaattattatcaaatgttaATCAATACTTTTTCTTTtggtaatattaaattcttaaaataagttaatattaatgtaattaaaaaaaaaattctagcatcaatttattataattttttacgagcgtctgaaattatgatttttataaaattcgttaaaataacttaaattttcaattattttattgttagaaatttataaaaatgtttttttttcaatctaaagtattaaatgtaataattgattatttataagtttatt includes:
- the LOC132918613 gene encoding uncharacterized protein LOC132918613, encoding MSCLVVNIFIVLLYLSILVNATTAAEIGASSCRYLGDIDPQNFRCHKDAVKLKKIPLECTALVFDGVTCNDEFVIYPSYDKTDIDLIKQLVEFSPNMYLFYGHDGLQSWFEAVDPRKTKVEAQKVKIFVAEYPVAGLILKGIYYNYNIVSIKFITTNNCIYQLNPLLLNQTQGFMRLAWCLQLMTGFDFTVLNDVMDYFIIGFDRFNECTFYLLNGGVVPLNSTDPSINTLTKFKAAFDGSSIAKDKVYFEFSINPSVTKKFEKYFIPCEVSYNEYCENQGEYKDCMCVDNQDTFFEKGKFTKENSKGFIAKFIDLVDRDLKCECNDDKYITFTMMLNGYNDQEKVTCAKLSGS